From a region of the Candidatus Brocadia sp. genome:
- a CDS encoding cyclase family protein, with the protein MKNILRIVTFGIMLIFWKPCLQAGILEDVMEGKATVIDLTYPLNEKNPYWPVGNYTPFRYEVIANIKRDMVFSGRYSTPEHLGTHLDAPNHFELNRPSVDQIPFEQLVGPAVMIDITDKAGHDHDYALLLSDVEQWEKVHGRIPDGSMVLLHTGWCKRWYNFEDYKNKDTNGSMHFPGYSKEAAIFLVEKRNVKGVGIDTLSGDCGNCSAFQVHHVINGAGKFMLENVANLDKLPPRGFTLIVAPIKIEGGSGGQCRIWALVPQQTTTEKH; encoded by the coding sequence ATGAAAAATATTCTGAGAATAGTTACATTCGGGATCATGTTAATTTTCTGGAAACCGTGCCTGCAGGCCGGTATCCTTGAAGATGTAATGGAAGGTAAGGCCACGGTTATTGATTTGACCTATCCCCTGAATGAAAAGAATCCTTACTGGCCGGTGGGAAACTATACCCCGTTCAGGTATGAGGTCATTGCGAATATAAAAAGGGATATGGTATTTTCCGGCAGGTATAGTACCCCGGAACACCTCGGAACTCACCTCGATGCCCCCAACCATTTTGAACTGAACCGGCCTTCTGTCGATCAAATCCCTTTTGAACAACTGGTCGGGCCAGCGGTTATGATTGACATTACCGACAAGGCAGGGCACGACCATGATTATGCGCTCTTATTGTCTGATGTTGAACAGTGGGAAAAGGTTCACGGGCGGATACCTGATGGTTCGATGGTATTATTACATACCGGTTGGTGTAAACGGTGGTATAATTTTGAGGATTATAAAAACAAAGATACAAACGGCAGCATGCACTTTCCTGGTTATTCGAAGGAGGCCGCCATCTTTCTGGTAGAAAAGAGAAATGTTAAGGGTGTTGGTATTGATACCCTGAGTGGGGATTGCGGAAACTGCTCGGCCTTTCAGGTTCACCATGTGATCAATGGTGCGGGAAAATTTATGCTTGAAAATGTGGCCAATCTTGACAAATTGCCGCCCAGAGGATTTACCCTTATCGTTGCGCCCATTAAGATTGAAGGCGGATCAGGCGGGCAGTGCCGTATCTGGGCGCTCGTGCCACAGCAAACAACAACGGAGAAGCATTGA
- a CDS encoding IS630 family transposase: protein MLKLMDLLRQPATDYGFASDLWTGPRVRILIRNKFGIKMHRDYMPRFLRRLGLVRKSPERRALEQDIKEVRRWKRYELPRITRSASQSKGIILYGDESVFKPIPHVGKTWTFPDGKPIVRVSGKKGISVAVTSAVSAQGHLLFQIATTHFNSGTLIKFMKSLHRHFINRKLFFIIDGAPCHKAKGVGRFALENASWLSLHYLPGYSPELNPDEEVWNTVKTQKLNAKPIKDKKELHSVVLGSLRSIQKRPEQIKEFFRK, encoded by the coding sequence ATCCTTAAATTGATGGATCTCCTGCGGCAGCCAGCAACTGATTATGGTTTTGCCTCTGATCTTTGGACTGGGCCTCGTGTACGAATTCTTATACGAAATAAGTTTGGCATAAAGATGCACAGGGATTACATGCCGAGATTTTTGAGAAGGTTGGGGCTTGTGCGTAAAAGTCCTGAGAGGCGAGCGCTGGAACAAGACATTAAGGAAGTCCGAAGATGGAAAAGATATGAACTCCCCAGGATTACACGCTCCGCTTCTCAATCCAAGGGAATAATCCTTTATGGAGATGAGAGTGTTTTCAAGCCGATTCCTCATGTGGGAAAAACATGGACTTTTCCCGATGGTAAACCAATTGTTCGCGTCTCTGGCAAAAAAGGCATTTCCGTTGCAGTTACTTCTGCTGTTAGCGCACAAGGACATCTTCTTTTTCAAATTGCCACGACACATTTTAATTCTGGAACATTGATTAAATTTATGAAATCTCTTCATAGACATTTTATTAACCGTAAACTTTTCTTTATTATTGACGGAGCGCCCTGTCATAAAGCAAAAGGTGTAGGACGTTTTGCTCTGGAAAACGCATCATGGCTATCTCTTCATTATTTGCCCGGATATTCACCTGAGTTGAATCCAGACGAAGAAGTTTGGAATACGGTAAAGACACAAAAACTAAATGCGAAACCCATTAAAGACAAAAAAGAACTACACTCTGTTGTTCTCGGTTCTTTAAGGTCAATTCAAAAACGACCAGAACAGATAAAAGAGTTCTTTCGTAAATAG